In Halosegnis marinus, one genomic interval encodes:
- a CDS encoding nucleoside deaminase, with translation MDLDALDHERYMTRALDLAREAADRGDEPFGSLLVRDGEVVMEERNAVNTADDLRRHPELTLAKRAASEFTREECRETVMYTSTEPCAMCSGGIYIAKLAGVVYSVSAEHAAEVAGNDLVVPSAEIFDRGSADVRTVGPVLPDEGERVHRDCWG, from the coding sequence ATGGACCTCGACGCGCTCGACCACGAGCGGTACATGACCCGCGCGCTCGACCTCGCCCGGGAGGCCGCCGACCGCGGCGACGAGCCGTTCGGCTCGCTGCTCGTCCGCGACGGCGAGGTGGTGATGGAGGAGCGCAACGCCGTCAACACGGCCGACGACCTCCGGCGCCACCCGGAACTCACGCTGGCGAAGCGGGCCGCGAGCGAGTTCACCCGCGAGGAGTGTCGCGAGACGGTGATGTACACCAGCACGGAGCCGTGTGCGATGTGCTCGGGCGGCATCTACATCGCGAAACTGGCCGGGGTCGTGTACTCCGTGTCCGCCGAACACGCGGCGGAGGTGGCGGGCAACGACCTCGTGGTGCCGTCGGCGGAGATATTCGACCGCGGGAGCGCCGACGTGCGGACCGTCGGTCCCGTCCTGCCCGACGAGGGCGAGCGGGTCCACCGCGACTGCTGGGGCTAG
- a CDS encoding PAS domain S-box protein encodes MVRDPPPYSLVLAGSGAVLVGVTIGFAVGDPDPLASSLAQGALSLVVGGGLVVAGVYQRRWATDHRSWRSIGWLCVLVGAAAVDVVWSYTVSLALGAVTLPFEVLGTVAVGAAAGAVVVHFDRRRAARNRERAHNRRSYREVFEGVNDAVLVHAADGTEILDANERAAELYGYPVEELIGMSPGTFSVAEEGYTDERAREYIDRALAEDGVTFEWRNERPDGERYWAEVSLRPAVIGGEERVLAVVRDIDERKRRVRELRVKDRALAAANVGITIARRDDDGGWPTRYANDAFLEMTGYDRDRVLGSFGAFLRGPDTDEETVERLEAAMAAGERAEVDVLNYRADGTPYWDRVSLAPVRDDDGGVTHYVGFHRDVTEHRSRETLFSVMNRVLRHNLSNDLTVIAGHADLLAGSLDGREADVAGTIEETASSLAETGEKARELDTVAARDIDPHPVEVSALAAGAAESLREAFPDRTVEVTGGKASALATSDVERALRELGENGLEHTDGPLRFDVRRDGDTVFIDVVDSGGGLPEMERDVLTSGNETALRHGQGLGLWLANWLVTAAGGRVVTDGADGAAVTVELPAAAADSSGRPAALDVD; translated from the coding sequence ATGGTCCGCGACCCGCCGCCGTACTCGCTCGTCCTCGCCGGGAGCGGCGCAGTGCTCGTGGGCGTGACGATAGGGTTCGCCGTGGGGGACCCGGACCCGCTCGCCTCCTCGCTCGCGCAAGGTGCGCTCTCGCTCGTGGTCGGGGGCGGCCTCGTCGTCGCCGGCGTCTACCAGCGCAGGTGGGCCACGGACCACCGCTCCTGGCGGTCCATCGGCTGGCTGTGTGTGCTCGTCGGCGCGGCGGCCGTGGACGTCGTCTGGTCGTACACCGTCTCGCTCGCGCTCGGGGCCGTGACGCTCCCGTTCGAGGTACTCGGGACCGTGGCCGTCGGGGCCGCCGCGGGCGCGGTCGTCGTCCACTTCGACCGGCGACGGGCGGCGCGCAACCGCGAGCGCGCGCACAACCGCCGGAGCTACCGGGAGGTGTTCGAGGGCGTCAACGACGCCGTGCTGGTCCACGCGGCCGACGGCACGGAGATACTCGACGCGAACGAGCGCGCGGCCGAACTGTACGGCTACCCCGTCGAGGAACTGATCGGGATGAGCCCCGGCACGTTCTCCGTCGCGGAGGAGGGATACACCGACGAGCGCGCCCGCGAGTACATCGACCGGGCGCTCGCCGAGGACGGCGTCACGTTCGAGTGGCGGAACGAGCGTCCGGACGGGGAGCGGTACTGGGCGGAGGTGAGCCTCCGGCCGGCCGTCATCGGCGGCGAAGAGCGCGTGCTCGCGGTCGTGCGCGACATCGACGAGCGGAAGCGGCGCGTGCGGGAACTCCGGGTGAAGGACCGGGCGCTCGCGGCCGCGAACGTCGGCATCACCATCGCGCGCCGCGACGACGACGGCGGCTGGCCGACCCGCTACGCCAACGACGCGTTCCTCGAGATGACCGGCTACGACCGCGACCGGGTGCTCGGGTCGTTCGGCGCCTTCCTCCGGGGACCCGACACCGACGAGGAGACGGTCGAGCGGCTGGAGGCGGCGATGGCCGCGGGGGAGCGGGCCGAAGTGGACGTGCTGAACTACCGGGCGGACGGGACGCCGTACTGGGACCGGGTGAGCCTCGCCCCGGTGCGCGACGACGACGGGGGGGTGACCCACTACGTCGGGTTCCACCGCGACGTGACGGAACACCGGAGCCGCGAGACGCTGTTCTCCGTGATGAACCGCGTCCTCAGACACAACCTCAGCAACGACCTCACCGTCATCGCGGGCCACGCCGACCTGCTGGCCGGGTCCCTCGACGGTCGGGAGGCGGACGTCGCCGGGACCATCGAGGAGACCGCGTCCTCGCTCGCCGAGACCGGCGAGAAGGCGCGCGAGCTCGACACCGTGGCCGCCCGCGATATCGACCCCCACCCGGTCGAGGTCTCCGCGCTCGCGGCGGGCGCCGCCGAGTCGCTCCGCGAGGCGTTCCCGGACCGCACCGTCGAGGTCACGGGCGGGAAGGCGAGCGCGCTGGCCACGTCGGACGTGGAGCGGGCGCTCCGCGAACTCGGCGAGAACGGCCTCGAACACACCGACGGCCCCCTCCGGTTCGACGTGCGGCGCGACGGCGACACCGTCTTCATCGACGTCGTGGACTCGGGCGGCGGGCTCCCGGAGATGGAGCGCGACGTGCTCACCTCCGGGAACGAGACGGCCCTCCGACACGGGCAGGGCCTCGGCCTCTGGCTGGCGAACTGGCTCGTCACGGCCGCGGGGGGACGGGTGGTCACCGACGGGGCCGACGGTGCCGCGGTCACGGTCGAACTGCCCGCCGCCGCCGCCGACTCGTCCGGGCGACCGGCCGCGCTCGACGTCGACTAG
- a CDS encoding segregation and condensation protein A yields the protein MSDDDVPLNIAGHEAEKRRREGDDGADDVLSEFDVSSDDEEVEPVELLVQLAKDGEIEPWDIDIVRVTDVFLDRLDEADLRAGGRALFYASVLLRMKSDAMLDDEEPEPDPFEAEQAWDESNPDPFAALEREMDRRLDRKHARGTPRTLDELVRELRERERETVWKESRSYDTSDSPGGYARGTQTLSYHGGDDFRMDDEPREADALGTAHDEHMEDIISDVYLACQQQYDKGRDEVLYAEIEGAGGSRVDTFLGLLFLAHRGQVRLQQDDLFGDLWVRDPAAVNDGAEVAADGGRPQQ from the coding sequence ATGAGCGACGACGACGTCCCGCTCAACATCGCGGGCCACGAGGCCGAGAAGCGCCGGCGCGAGGGCGACGACGGGGCGGACGACGTGCTCTCGGAGTTCGACGTGTCGAGCGACGACGAGGAGGTCGAGCCGGTCGAACTGCTCGTCCAGCTGGCGAAGGACGGCGAGATAGAGCCGTGGGACATCGACATCGTCCGCGTCACGGACGTCTTCCTCGACCGGCTGGACGAGGCGGACCTCCGGGCCGGCGGCCGGGCGCTCTTCTACGCCTCGGTCCTCCTCCGGATGAAGTCGGACGCGATGCTCGACGACGAGGAGCCGGAGCCGGACCCCTTCGAGGCGGAGCAGGCGTGGGACGAGTCGAACCCGGACCCGTTCGCCGCGCTGGAACGGGAGATGGACCGACGGCTCGACCGCAAACACGCCCGCGGCACGCCGCGGACGCTGGACGAACTCGTCCGGGAACTCCGCGAGCGCGAGCGCGAGACGGTGTGGAAGGAGTCGCGCAGCTACGACACCTCGGACTCGCCCGGCGGTTACGCGCGCGGCACGCAGACGCTCTCGTACCACGGCGGCGACGACTTCCGGATGGACGACGAGCCGCGCGAGGCGGACGCGCTCGGGACGGCCCACGACGAGCACATGGAGGACATCATCTCGGACGTGTACCTCGCGTGCCAACAGCAGTACGACAAGGGCCGCGACGAGGTGCTGTACGCCGAGATAGAGGGCGCGGGCGGCTCCCGCGTGGACACGTTCCTCGGCCTCCTCTTCCTAGCCCACCGCGGGCAGGTCCGCCTCCAGCAGGACGACCTGTTCGGCGACCTGTGGGTGCGCGACCCCGCGGCCGTGAACGACGGGGCGGAGGTCGCGGCCGACGGCGGCCGTCCGCAACAGTAG
- the smc gene encoding chromosome segregation protein SMC codes for MHIKELVLDDFKSFGRKTRIPFYEDFTTISGPNGSGKSNIIDSVLFALGLARTSGIRAEKLTDLIYDPGHDDEDGFAGEREAAVEVVLANEDRTLTREQVVSAAGTEDVGDVEEITVRRRVKQTDEDTYYSYYYLNGRSVNLSDIRDLLAQAGVTPEGYNVVMQGDVTEIITMSPYARRGIIDEIAGVAEFDAKKEDAFGELETVQERVDEAELRIEEKEERLAQLEDERETALKYQRLRDDKEEYEGYLKAAELEDKRAELAEKRASIEAHEEDLADLRRELDERQGRVTRLEEDLADLNHEIERKGEDEQLEIKREIEEIKGEIGRFEDRIEAQKERIEEAENARSQAFVQIDRKQETVDELASDIRERKVRKASLKADKEEKRDELDGIEAEIADLDTEYEDLRDAIEERRERLDALRDEKNELQREQDRLLDEARRRSTEKREKEEQIETAKAQIPDIEAEKSDLESELEKAEANLDTISEVVEDLKAEKTALQDDLDDVESDIAAKQQEYAQIEARAGESGDSSFGRAVSTVLNGGLDGVHGAVAQLGSVSPEYAEAAETAAGGRMANVVVDDDSVGERCIDYLKQRNAGRATFLPMTEMHARSLPSTPSLPGVVDFAYNLVDFDPQYSEVFSYVLGDTLVVEDMQTARDLMGDFRLVTLEGDLVEKSGAMTGGSTSGSRYSFEKGGEGQLQRVAEQIQALEDERASIREDVRDVDGRLDDARDRKSDAADKVRDIEASIERKESELDGIREEVASLEADLDDIESEREETQAEMEEIESAIGEKQSEIETLEDEVAERQAELEDSEVRELNERAEAVREEIADLDSRMDDLDADLNELGLEKQYAEDAIEDLHDTIESAQNKKADAQETVADLEAEIEEKEAVLETKHEAVADLEEELTELKSEREDLREQVREAKDARDEQRATVAEVEGELDELRDAVSRLEWEVDELASQVGDYDADDIPDLSSVKGQITKLENRMAELEPVNMLAIDEYDDVAADLEDLTDKRETLQEEADGIRDRIDEFEARKKETFMEAYEGINEEFEDIFARLSNGSGELVLEEPDDPFEGGMTMKAQPRDKPVQRLDAMSGGEKSLTALAFIFAIQRYNPAPFYALDEVDAFLDAANAEMVGEMVDDLAGDAQFIVVSHRSALLERSERAIGVTMLDDNVSAVTGIDLSGQGVPADD; via the coding sequence GGCACCGAGGACGTCGGCGACGTCGAGGAGATAACCGTCCGCCGCCGCGTCAAGCAGACCGACGAGGACACCTACTACTCGTACTACTACCTCAACGGCCGCTCGGTGAACCTCTCCGACATCCGCGACCTGCTCGCGCAGGCCGGCGTCACCCCGGAGGGGTACAACGTCGTGATGCAGGGCGACGTGACCGAGATAATCACCATGTCGCCGTACGCGCGCCGCGGCATCATCGACGAGATAGCCGGCGTCGCGGAGTTCGACGCCAAGAAGGAGGACGCGTTCGGCGAACTCGAAACCGTCCAGGAGCGCGTCGACGAGGCGGAACTCCGCATCGAGGAGAAGGAGGAGCGGCTCGCCCAACTGGAGGACGAACGCGAGACGGCGCTCAAGTACCAACGGCTCCGCGACGACAAGGAGGAGTACGAGGGGTACCTGAAGGCCGCCGAACTGGAGGACAAGCGCGCGGAACTCGCGGAGAAGCGCGCGAGTATCGAGGCCCACGAGGAGGACCTCGCGGACCTGCGGCGCGAGCTCGACGAGCGGCAGGGCCGCGTCACGCGCCTGGAGGAGGACCTCGCGGACCTCAACCACGAGATCGAGCGGAAGGGCGAGGACGAACAGCTCGAGATCAAGCGCGAGATAGAGGAGATAAAGGGGGAGATCGGCCGCTTCGAGGACCGCATCGAGGCGCAGAAGGAGCGTATCGAGGAGGCCGAGAACGCCCGCTCGCAGGCGTTCGTCCAGATAGACCGCAAGCAGGAGACGGTGGACGAACTGGCGAGCGACATCCGCGAGCGGAAGGTCCGCAAGGCGTCGCTGAAGGCCGACAAGGAGGAGAAGCGCGACGAACTCGACGGAATCGAGGCCGAGATCGCCGACCTCGACACGGAGTACGAGGACCTGCGCGACGCCATCGAGGAGCGGCGCGAGCGGCTCGACGCGCTCCGCGACGAGAAGAACGAGCTCCAGCGCGAGCAGGACCGCCTCCTCGACGAGGCGCGCCGCCGTTCGACGGAGAAGCGCGAGAAGGAGGAGCAGATAGAGACCGCGAAGGCCCAGATACCCGACATCGAGGCCGAGAAGTCCGACCTCGAGTCCGAACTGGAGAAGGCCGAGGCGAACCTCGACACCATCTCCGAGGTCGTCGAGGACCTGAAGGCCGAGAAGACGGCCCTACAGGACGACCTCGACGACGTGGAGAGCGACATCGCGGCCAAACAGCAGGAGTACGCCCAGATCGAGGCGCGCGCCGGAGAATCGGGCGACTCCTCGTTCGGCCGCGCGGTCTCGACCGTGCTGAACGGCGGGCTGGACGGCGTCCACGGCGCGGTCGCGCAGCTCGGCTCCGTCTCGCCGGAGTACGCCGAGGCGGCCGAGACGGCCGCGGGCGGCCGGATGGCGAACGTCGTCGTGGACGACGACTCCGTCGGCGAGCGGTGTATCGACTACCTCAAGCAGCGCAACGCGGGTCGGGCGACGTTCCTCCCGATGACGGAGATGCACGCGCGCTCGCTCCCCTCGACGCCCTCGCTCCCCGGGGTCGTGGACTTCGCGTACAACCTCGTGGACTTCGACCCGCAGTACAGCGAGGTGTTCTCGTACGTGCTCGGCGACACGCTCGTCGTCGAGGACATGCAGACGGCCCGCGACCTGATGGGCGACTTCCGGCTCGTCACGCTGGAGGGCGACCTCGTGGAGAAGTCCGGCGCGATGACCGGCGGCTCCACGTCCGGGTCGCGCTACTCCTTCGAGAAGGGCGGCGAGGGACAGCTCCAGCGCGTCGCGGAACAGATACAGGCGCTGGAGGACGAGCGCGCGTCCATCCGCGAGGACGTGCGCGACGTGGACGGGCGGCTGGACGACGCGCGCGACCGGAAGAGCGACGCCGCCGACAAGGTGCGCGACATCGAGGCGTCCATCGAGCGCAAGGAGTCGGAGCTCGACGGCATCCGCGAGGAGGTCGCGAGCCTGGAAGCCGACCTCGACGACATCGAGTCGGAGCGCGAGGAGACCCAGGCCGAGATGGAGGAGATCGAGTCGGCCATCGGCGAGAAGCAGTCGGAGATCGAGACGCTGGAGGACGAGGTCGCGGAGCGACAGGCGGAACTGGAGGACTCCGAGGTGCGCGAACTCAACGAGCGCGCCGAGGCGGTTCGCGAGGAGATCGCCGACCTCGACTCGCGGATGGACGACCTCGACGCCGACCTGAACGAACTCGGGCTCGAGAAGCAGTACGCCGAGGACGCCATCGAGGACCTCCACGACACCATCGAGTCGGCACAGAACAAGAAGGCGGACGCACAGGAGACCGTCGCCGACCTCGAAGCCGAGATCGAGGAGAAGGAGGCCGTCCTCGAAACCAAACACGAGGCCGTCGCGGACCTGGAGGAGGAGCTGACCGAGCTCAAATCCGAGCGCGAGGACCTGCGCGAGCAGGTGCGCGAGGCGAAGGACGCCCGCGACGAACAGCGCGCGACGGTCGCCGAGGTCGAGGGCGAACTCGACGAGCTCCGCGACGCCGTCTCCCGGCTCGAATGGGAGGTGGACGAACTGGCCTCGCAGGTCGGCGACTACGACGCCGACGACATCCCGGACCTCTCGAGCGTGAAGGGCCAGATAACGAAGCTGGAGAACCGGATGGCGGAGCTCGAACCCGTCAACATGCTCGCCATCGACGAGTACGACGACGTCGCCGCGGACCTGGAGGACCTCACGGACAAGCGCGAGACGCTCCAGGAGGAGGCCGACGGCATCCGCGACCGCATCGACGAGTTCGAGGCGCGCAAGAAGGAGACGTTCATGGAGGCGTACGAGGGCATCAACGAGGAGTTCGAGGACATCTTCGCGCGGCTGTCGAACGGCTCGGGCGAACTCGTCCTCGAAGAGCCCGACGACCCCTTCGAGGGCGGGATGACGATGAAGGCCCAGCCGCGGGACAAGCCGGTCCAGCGGCTCGACGCGATGAGCGGCGGGGAGAAGTCGCTGACCGCGCTCGCCTTCATCTTCGCCATCCAGCGGTACAACCCCGCGCCGTTCTACGCGCTCGACGAGGTGGACGCCTTCCTCGACGCCGCCAACGCCGAGATGGTCGGCGAGATGGTGGACGACCTCGCGGGCGACGCGCAGTTCATCGTCGTCTCGCACCGCTCCGCGCTCCTCGAACGCTCCGAGCGCGCCATCGGCGTGACGATGCTGGACGACAACGTCTCGGCGGTGACCGGCATCGACCTCTCGGGACAGGGGGTGCCGGCGGATGACTAG
- a CDS encoding PhzF family phenazine biosynthesis protein, with protein sequence METRRALLVDAFADEPLHGNAAGVVPNADGLSDEQMAAIARELGASETAFLLSSDEADRRLRYFSPTTEVDLCGHATVASHVVLAEMGIEAAEIAAGDYTVETNVGVLDVEVDGETVWMTQNAPEIRELDLDYEPVAAALGVRETALSGLGADLPLARASTGLPFLMVPVEYLSDLSGMAPDTDAIAALADEHDCAGLYAFTFDTLESESTLHGRCFVPGLGIDEDPVTGTASGACGAYLDRFGAFDPTPEVMTFEQGHFLDRDGLVRVAASRATTEGVVRVGGTASVALDGEVAIPDFESDDIVEA encoded by the coding sequence ATGGAGACACGCCGCGCCCTCCTCGTCGACGCGTTCGCCGACGAGCCGCTGCACGGGAACGCTGCCGGGGTCGTCCCGAACGCCGACGGCCTGAGCGACGAACAGATGGCGGCGATAGCGCGGGAACTCGGCGCGTCCGAGACGGCGTTCCTGCTGTCGAGCGACGAGGCCGACCGCCGACTCCGCTACTTCTCGCCGACGACCGAGGTGGACCTCTGTGGACACGCCACGGTCGCGAGCCACGTCGTCCTCGCGGAGATGGGAATCGAGGCGGCCGAAATCGCCGCCGGCGACTACACCGTCGAGACGAACGTGGGCGTCCTCGACGTGGAGGTCGACGGCGAGACGGTGTGGATGACGCAGAACGCCCCGGAGATACGCGAACTCGACCTCGACTACGAACCGGTCGCGGCGGCGCTCGGCGTCCGCGAGACGGCGCTGTCCGGGCTGGGCGCGGACCTGCCGCTCGCTCGCGCCTCGACGGGCCTCCCCTTCCTGATGGTCCCCGTCGAGTACCTCTCGGACCTGAGCGGGATGGCCCCCGACACGGACGCGATAGCGGCGCTCGCGGACGAACACGACTGTGCCGGCCTCTACGCATTCACGTTCGACACCCTGGAGTCGGAGTCCACGCTGCACGGCCGGTGTTTCGTCCCCGGGCTGGGTATCGACGAGGACCCCGTGACGGGGACGGCCTCGGGCGCCTGCGGCGCGTACCTCGACCGCTTCGGGGCGTTCGACCCGACCCCGGAGGTGATGACCTTCGAGCAGGGCCACTTCCTCGACCGCGACGGCCTCGTCCGCGTGGCGGCGAGCCGAGCGACCACCGAGGGCGTCGTCCGCGTGGGCGGCACCGCCTCGGTCGCGCTCGACGGGGAGGTCGCAATCCCCGACTTCGAGTCGGACGACATCGTCGAGGCCTGA
- a CDS encoding DUF547 domain-containing protein produces the protein MTADPVAASADWLRAVRRGGTGREHETALRDWPRGDLRAALDTDDARLALWTNVYNAAAQSVLAASPEAYSEGRSAFFGAPIVTVAGRDLSLDDVEHGLLRRSHPKWTLGYVANPVAGAYERAFRVRERDPRVHFALNCGAAACPPVAAYTRDGIDAELDAATASYLDTEVEYDAEGDVARVPRLMLWFRGDFGGRDGILAMLREFDAIPAGASPRLRYRAYDWSLDAGNWG, from the coding sequence GTGACCGCCGACCCCGTCGCCGCCTCCGCCGACTGGCTCCGGGCCGTCCGCCGGGGCGGAACGGGTCGCGAACACGAGACGGCCCTGCGCGACTGGCCCCGCGGCGACCTGCGCGCGGCGCTCGACACGGACGATGCCCGTCTCGCCCTGTGGACGAACGTGTACAACGCCGCGGCCCAGTCGGTGCTGGCAGCCAGTCCCGAGGCGTACAGCGAGGGGCGCTCCGCCTTCTTCGGCGCGCCGATAGTGACGGTCGCGGGCCGGGACCTCTCGCTCGACGACGTGGAACACGGGCTGCTCCGTCGCTCGCACCCGAAGTGGACGCTCGGCTACGTCGCGAACCCCGTCGCCGGCGCGTACGAGCGGGCCTTCCGCGTCCGCGAGCGCGACCCGCGGGTCCACTTCGCGCTCAACTGCGGCGCGGCCGCGTGTCCTCCCGTCGCGGCGTACACCCGCGACGGCATCGACGCCGAACTCGACGCCGCGACCGCCTCGTACCTCGACACGGAGGTCGAGTACGATGCCGAGGGCGACGTGGCGCGCGTCCCGCGCCTCATGCTGTGGTTCCGCGGCGACTTCGGCGGCCGCGACGGGATACTCGCCATGCTCCGGGAGTTCGACGCGATACCCGCGGGCGCGAGTCCGCGCCTCCGCTACCGGGCGTACGACTGGTCGCTCGACGCGGGGAACTGGGGCTAG
- a CDS encoding phosphoribosyltransferase, with product MSDLPDDFKCTVTNWDYIYDLCRGVSNQVKAADFEPDVVVALARGGWFAGRCLCDFLGLDDLTSLKMEHYVGTAQKSEGAQVRYPMPEGSVEGKDVLVIDDIADTGGSISRAHEYVTDRNPGEVRTATLQLLGTSEFEPDYVGEELDEWAWIVYPWNFIEDMIDLTSGVMEKAEADTFTRGDIRDALARFHEVERIEMEIAQPGRLGEVLSEMERREVVEPAGHGEWRLA from the coding sequence ATGAGCGACCTCCCGGACGATTTCAAGTGTACGGTGACGAACTGGGACTACATCTACGACCTCTGCCGGGGCGTCTCGAACCAGGTGAAGGCCGCCGACTTCGAGCCGGACGTGGTCGTGGCGCTGGCCCGTGGCGGCTGGTTCGCCGGGCGGTGTCTCTGTGACTTCCTCGGGCTGGACGACCTCACGAGCCTGAAGATGGAACACTACGTCGGCACGGCACAGAAGAGCGAGGGCGCACAGGTCCGCTACCCGATGCCCGAGGGGAGCGTCGAGGGGAAGGACGTGCTCGTCATCGACGACATCGCCGACACCGGCGGGAGCATCAGCCGCGCCCACGAGTACGTCACCGACCGGAACCCGGGCGAGGTCCGCACCGCGACGCTCCAGTTGCTGGGAACGAGCGAGTTCGAGCCGGACTACGTCGGCGAGGAACTCGACGAGTGGGCGTGGATCGTCTACCCGTGGAACTTCATCGAGGACATGATAGACCTCACCTCGGGCGTGATGGAGAAGGCCGAGGCCGACACGTTCACCCGCGGCGACATCCGCGACGCGCTCGCGCGGTTCCACGAGGTGGAGCGCATCGAGATGGAGATAGCCCAGCCCGGCCGCCTCGGCGAGGTGCTCTCGGAGATGGAGCGCCGCGAGGTCGTCGAGCCCGCGGGCCACGGCGAGTGGCGGCTCGCGTGA
- the mtnP gene encoding S-methyl-5'-thioadenosine phosphorylase — protein sequence MIGFIGGSGIYDSLPLEDTEEHDVTTPYGDPAAPVTVGAMPDGTGVAFLPRHGRDHQYSPTTAPYRANIYALKELGVERVLASNAVGSLREDLPPRTLVVPDQIFDRTRKREYTFFDEGCVVHMPFAEPYCPHMKSHLAESAREASDAEVHEDGTYVCIEGPQYSTKAESEHFRASGFEIIGMTAIPEAKLAREAELCYATVAGVTDYDVWKEESEVTLQEVLDNAAANEEFIKSTVRRAVENMPEARECDCGHAVEGSVNTPTEAIPEDVRERVELLVGDYL from the coding sequence ATGATAGGCTTCATCGGCGGGTCCGGCATCTACGACTCGCTCCCGCTGGAGGACACCGAGGAACACGACGTGACGACGCCGTACGGCGACCCGGCCGCGCCCGTGACCGTGGGCGCGATGCCCGACGGGACGGGGGTGGCCTTTCTCCCTCGCCACGGCCGCGACCACCAGTACTCCCCGACCACGGCGCCGTACCGCGCGAACATCTACGCGCTGAAGGAACTGGGCGTCGAGCGCGTGCTGGCGTCGAACGCCGTCGGGTCGCTCCGCGAGGACCTCCCGCCGCGCACGCTCGTCGTCCCCGACCAGATATTCGACCGCACCCGGAAGCGGGAGTACACGTTCTTCGACGAGGGCTGTGTCGTTCACATGCCCTTCGCGGAGCCGTACTGCCCGCACATGAAGTCGCACCTCGCCGAGAGCGCCCGCGAGGCCTCCGACGCCGAGGTCCACGAGGACGGCACTTACGTCTGCATCGAGGGGCCGCAGTACTCCACGAAGGCCGAGTCCGAGCACTTCCGCGCGTCGGGCTTCGAGATAATCGGGATGACGGCGATACCGGAGGCGAAGCTCGCCCGCGAGGCCGAACTCTGCTACGCGACCGTCGCCGGCGTCACCGACTACGACGTCTGGAAGGAGGAGAGCGAGGTCACCCTCCAGGAGGTGCTCGACAACGCCGCGGCCAACGAGGAGTTCATCAAGTCCACCGTTCGCCGGGCCGTCGAGAACATGCCCGAGGCCCGCGAGTGCGACTGCGGCCACGCCGTCGAGGGGAGCGTCAACACGCCGACGGAGGCCATCCCCGAGGACGTCCGCGAGCGCGTGGAGCTGCTCGTCGGCGACTACCTCTGA
- a CDS encoding prenyltransferase, which translates to MNRRVRALWAASRPSQLLLIAAVYALGVAVARGMEATVAPAETAVGLLVLLPVAVSVHYANEYADHETDRLTDRTPVSGGSGALEATGLPREFLLRAGAVALAAGVGAAAAGWLAGPLSPVALALLVGIAVLGWQYSVGPLSLSRRGLGELDNSLLGGLVLPLYGAAVVASPDTAVALAVLPFALVVFCNLLATQWPDRRADAAVGKDTLAVRLSAAGIRRLYLLVALLAAVSLLLLAGGAVPTTVALASLSAAPLLLWGAATFPGRPFPTVAAMVVLAVAQTAAWLWVG; encoded by the coding sequence GTGAACCGCCGCGTCCGGGCGCTGTGGGCCGCGAGCCGACCCTCCCAACTGCTCCTCATCGCCGCCGTCTACGCGCTCGGGGTCGCCGTCGCCCGCGGCATGGAGGCGACCGTCGCGCCGGCCGAGACCGCCGTCGGCCTGCTCGTCCTGCTCCCGGTCGCGGTCAGCGTCCACTACGCGAACGAGTACGCCGACCACGAGACGGACCGGCTCACCGACAGAACCCCCGTCTCCGGCGGGTCGGGCGCGCTCGAAGCCACCGGCCTCCCCCGCGAGTTCCTGCTCCGGGCGGGGGCCGTCGCGCTCGCGGCCGGGGTCGGCGCGGCGGCGGCCGGGTGGCTCGCGGGACCGCTCTCGCCCGTCGCGCTCGCGTTGCTCGTCGGCATCGCGGTGCTGGGCTGGCAGTACAGCGTCGGGCCGCTCTCGCTCTCGCGGCGCGGCCTCGGCGAACTCGACAACAGCCTGCTCGGCGGCCTCGTCCTCCCGCTGTACGGCGCGGCCGTCGTTGCCTCCCCGGACACGGCCGTCGCGCTCGCCGTCCTCCCGTTCGCGCTCGTCGTGTTCTGTAACCTCCTCGCGACGCAGTGGCCCGACCGGCGCGCGGACGCGGCCGTCGGGAAGGACACCCTCGCCGTGCGGCTCTCGGCGGCGGGCATCCGGCGGCTCTACCTCCTCGTCGCCCTGCTCGCCGCCGTGAGTCTGTTACTGCTCGCGGGCGGGGCCGTCCCGACGACGGTGGCGCTGGCGTCGCTGTCGGCCGCGCCGCTCCTGCTCTGGGGCGCGGCGACGTTCCCCGGCCGGCCGTTCCCGACGGTCGCGGCGATGGTGGTCCTCGCCGTCGCACAGACCGCGGCGTGGCTGTGGGTCGGCTAG